In Acidobacteriota bacterium, the sequence CGATGGCAGAGTCGACCGCACGGCGGACGAGCCGGGCTTCCGGAGTGACCAGCCCCGAGCTGCGCTTCGCAGAAGGTCGACACCCGGCCCGTGCCCGGGGCGCGGGCGGGCGCAGATCCGCAAGATCAGCCTTGCGCTCGCCTCGGCGGAACGACACGATGTCGATGCCGTCCCGTTCGGCGTAGCCCTTGATCGCGTTGACGAACCGCTGCTTGATCGGCGCCATCAGCACCGACGACGTGACGTTTGCCAAGCCCGACACCGACAAACACCAATCGCGCGTAGGGGCGGAATGTGGTCGACATCGAGTCCTTCCGTCGTCGGCTCGCGCCTACAATTGTCGCATCTGTTTTCTGCGGCGCAGACTCCTGGCTCAGCTAGAGACCAGCTCTCCTACCTACGACACCACCCGGACGGGTCTGCGCTGCGTCACATAGGGGAATCCGTCGTTGAATCCGGCGAGTTCCCGGAACAACTCCGGATTCCGGCAGTCGTCGGCGAGGCTGCGATCCAGCGAGTGACGCAGATCCTCCTGGGAAGTGACCATCAGGTGCCGGTAGAGGTTCGTCACGCACAACCGCAGACCCGGAATCTTCCTCGGATACGCACCGTGCCAGGTCGCCCCGTGACAGACGATCAGGCTCCCGGCCTCAGCTTCGACCGGCACCGCCTCCAGTGCCGCCTCGGTGCCCTCGGGCTTGCCGTCACGAAGATGAGAGCCCGGAACGTAGGCGAGGGCCCCGCCCTCCATGGTGTAGTCGGTGAGGCACCAGGTCGCGTTCGCCACGAACGCCGTCCGCCCCCAGGGTTCGGGAACCGCCGTCTGATCGGCATGCAATCCCAGCGTCGAGCCGTACCCCGATTCGTCCTGCCACTTGATGAAGGACTGGTGGTGCGAGAAGCGTGTTCGGGCCTCACCGATCAGATGCCGCGCCAGCGCTACCGCAACGGGGTGCACGGCGAGGTCTCGAAACGCACGGTGATAGCTGGCGAGTCGCTGAATGACGACTTGCTTCGGCCTGTTCCCGGTGCGAACCACTATATTTACCGGCTCCGCGTCCGGGTGGTACTCGAGGTCGGCATCCGGGCCGCCTTCCAGCGTGAACCCGCAGCCTATGAACTCCGTCGCCCGCCGCAACACCAAGTCCGCCAGGCCACGTACCGACGGCGCCGAGCAGCCGGTAACTTGCGGAGGAACCACGGTCAAGCCGCTGTCCGCGAGTTCCGCCGCGTAGGTCCTCAGTCCCAGGTCTTCCAACTCCGGGCTCAACTCGTCGTCACGATTCATGGGATTCGCTCCGTCTCCTGTCTCTTCCGTGGCCGAGTCCGTCATGGTCCTTCCCCGCACACCTTCATCCACGCTACGCCTTCTTCCCGGCTCTGCCGGGACCCGGCCCGGCGCCGGCTCCGTGGTAAGCTGTCGGACCTCGCGGCGCGCCATTCGGCGAAACCGCCACCACCTGGGCGGCGACCCGAAGCGACGATGGCCGGCACTCGCCGGAACGGGAGTGGCCGTCCGCGTCGTCCGCCGACAAGGAACAGTGCATGTCCAGCTCGTTGCCTTTGGCACCCATGGACCAGGTGATGTCGGCCGTGCTCGAAGTCGTACCCGAAGCGATCCTCTCGGCCCCAGGCAGGAGCCGGACCTTGCGGTGGGCGTCGCAGTTCCCTGCGTTTGCGCTGGAGTCGACCTTCGGCTTCGAGAGCCGACTCGACCAAGGCCCTGCCGACTGCGACCTGTTCCTCTCGGTGCAGCCCGGGTCGAGCTTCTCCCGCCACCTGATTCGACGTGGCGCCCGCGCGCAGGCCACGGCGGGGGCCAGGGGCCTGGGCCAGTTTCTCGCCGAGGTGGCCGAGCCCGAGAGCTTCCTCTCGCAGTGGTTTCGAACGGTCATCCTGGAGTACGACCTGGCCGCCTCCCGCCCGCCCGAGAGCGAGCCGCCGGGCGTCTTCATCGAGCCCCACGACAGCGCTCTGGCCGTGCCCGGGAGTTCGAAGCGGCCCGGCCACGGCCCGGGATTGAGGTGCAATCACGGCGTCATGACCTCCGCCGTCGGTTGGGCGGTCGGCCGCGCGCCGAACGAGGCTGAACACCAGGCGATGGGGCGCGTGTACCGCGCGCTGCCGCGCGGCGCGACCACGGACCACCTGGGCGCGCTTCCGGGGCGCGAGCCTCGGGCGGTGCGTCTGGTGCTCAGGATTCCGAAGACCGAAGTCGTACCGTTCCTCGAACGCATCGAGTGGTCCGGCTCCATGGCCCAGCTGGAGCGTGCGCTCGGTTGGCTCGACCGCTGGCAGAACGACGGGACCGCCCTCAGCGTGGCCTGCGACGTGTCCGCCCGGGGCGTATCGACCCGCTTGGCGTTCGAGCTCCTCCTCGGGGAACCCTGGCACCGCCGACGCGCCAGGTTCTGGGCCCCGATGATCGGTCATTTCGTCGAGAAGGGATGGTGTACGCGCGCCAAGGCCGCCGCCCTGCGGTCCTGGCCCGAGGGGGACTATCTCCTGACGGAAAGACGGGTCTACCAACTCCTGACCGGGATCAATCACCTCAAGCTCCTGATCGACGGAGATCGCATCGCGACCAAGGCCTACATGGGCGCGTTCCTGCTACCGAAGTGAGCGGCGAGCGAACGGACCACGGAGCGATCCTCGTCGCGAGCGACGGGAAGACGAGCAGCGCCATCGACCGGGGCCTCGACTTCCTGAACGGGGCGGTGTCGGGAGCGGGCGTATGGGAGTGCCACCATTACGCTCTCGCCGACCCCGCCGTCCTGCTGCCTGACGCCAACCCCTTCGTGGGCGCGCTCGGGTCCCTGGAGCTCGCCGGCGTCGACGATCCGCGTGCAGAGGCCGTCCTGTCGCGCACGCGACACCACCTCGGCGACACGATCGAGTTCCCCGGAGTCTGGAGGTACTGGCCACACCTGCCGCCGGACGTGGACACCACCTCGATCTGCTCTCTGGCCCTGGGGTTCCATCCCTGGTTGCTCGCCGGTTGGAACCGGGAGCGCCTGACGCGGAACCGCGACGGCCGGGGCCGCTTCCACACCTGGCTGCGGGATGGGCCAATCACCTCGATCGACGCCGACGCGATCGTCAACGCCAACGCGCTGGCGTATCTCGGCGAAAGCGCCGCCACCCGGCCCACGCGCGACTGGCTGGCCTCCCTCCTCCAGACCGGCGACGAGCGCCAGGCCATCCACTACTACTGGGACCCGATCGATCTCTACGCCGCCATGGCGCGAGCTCACCAGTTGCAGACGCCCCTCTTCGAGGACGTCCGATCGCTGCTCGCGGCGCGCATCCGGGACCGGCGCGAGGACGACGGGTCCTACGGCGACCTTCTGCGCACCGCCCGCGCTCTCGTGTCCCTCCATTCCGTCGGTTGCCCTCCTTCCCGCGCCGAGCTCGCCGCGTCGGCGCGCCTCCTGCTGATGCGGCAGCAACGCGACGGCGGCTGGCCCGCCTGCCCCCTTTCCTCCGGCCCTCTCTGGCCGGAGGAACGCCGCTTCGCGTTCGCGTCCCGGTGCTACGACACGGCCTGCTGCGTCGCCGCGCTCCATCGCGCGCGCGCGATGCCCGGTCAGCGATAGCTGTCGCCGAGGGGCCGGCGACGCCCCCGTCGCGGCGGGCGACCGCGTCCACCGTCCGCCCTGCCGGCGGTCATGCGCCGTTCTTCGCCGTCGCGATGGCGGCGCCTACCTTGATCAGCTCCACGGCGAAGTCCGTCGCGAATTTCCGCTCGAAGGACGCCGCCGCCAGCTCGAGGAACTCTCCGACGCGGATGGGTCCCCGTTCCAGCAGCGACTCGATCAGGCTCCGGCAGCGCGCGTCCAGCTCGAACTCCTGGCCGTTCGCGCGAAGCCCGAAGACCCCCTCCCCGGGCCCGACTCGTACGCGCGCCTGCTCCCAGCCGCGAATGCTCAGCTCCAACTCCTCCCAGGCCTCGCTTCGCCACGGCTCGATCCGTTCCAGGAACTGGCCCGGCGCCAGCGCCTGCCACGAACGCTGCAGGTCATGGGCCAGGGCGCCCTCGCCGGCCTCGACCAGGGCCGCGTCCACCACCTTCCTGAATTCGAGCAGGAAGTCGCGCAGACTCTCGTCGTTCGCGAAGAGGGGCACGTTGCGCCGCAGGCCCTCGTGGCTGGCAACCCTCGCCTCCAGCCAGCGGAGAAGGTCCGTGCCCTTGAGATAGTGAGGGGTCAGGGTGAGATGAATGGTGCCCCGACCGTCGTTCTCCTCGGCGACGTGGGCGCTGTGCCACCAGCCCCGGGGAATGTAGAGCACGTCCCCTTCGTCGAGGGTGCCCGTCCACACGGGGTGGGCGGGCGCAACGTCGTTGGGCTCCACGTCGCGGCCGAGCGGCTGCCTTCGCACCTCTCCCCACAGACGCCAGACCTTCTGACCCCGCACCTGGATGATATAGACGTCGTGATCGTCCCAGTGCGTGCTGAAGCACGGCGTGGCGCGCCAGGACGCGTAGAGGTTGACGCCGGCGTAGGTGGCCACGCTGCTCTCTATCTCGCTGATCAGCGCGCGGGCCGGCTCGTGAATCGTATGCACGCTGTTGAGGATCACGGATGCGCCGTTGCGCACGAAGGCTTCGAACCTCTGCGGGTTGACGGTGCCGTGCCACGGCGCATGCGAGCGCGAGCCGAAGCGGTAGCCCAGGTAGGAGTAGAGGTGATCCGGAACGTAGTTGCTGTCCTGCACGACCTGCAGTTGCGACTGGGACAGGTTGCGGTTGTAGATCAGGTCGGTGAGGGCCTCCCAGGACACCAGATGGTGGAAGCGCTCACGCGGCCCGCGAAAGAGCATGGGACGAGTGCGCTCGTACTGGGCCTGGTGGAAGGCCCGCGACCCGAGCGGACAGAACAGTCTCTCCAGACCACGCACGCCCTCTTCCTCGCCGGTCACCCGGAACTCCTCGATGGCCAGGGGGGGCGGCGGAGCTTCCGCCGGCTGCTCACGGGCGTCTTCGAAGCCCAGCTTGATCGGAGGGATGCCCGCGCGCCGGGCGATGACATGCGCGAGGGCATCCTCGTAGGCCTCCTCTTGCCGGAACTGGGCCCGCATGGCGATCCCGCCCAGGACCGGCTTGACGCCGCGGAACATCTGCGATGCCTTCATGCCTGTTCTCCCTCCGTCATCGTACCCGGCTCCAGAAGCTGTCGGGCAATGAGACGCTGGAACGCCCCGGGCTCGCGGGCGAGATCCTCGTACGAGCCCGACTGCACCAGCCTCCCCTTCTCCAATACATGGATGGTATCCGCCGCTCGAATGGTGGACAGCCGATGGGCGATGACCACCCGGGTTGCCGCCAGCCTTCCGATGCTCTCCATCACCAGGGCCTGCGACTTGTTGTCGAGCCAGTTGGTCGCCTCGTCGAGGAACACGACGCGAGGCTTGCGAACCAGCGCCGCGGCGATGAGGATTCGCTGCATCTGCCCGCCCGAGAACGCCCCGGTGTCTCCGACCGGCGTATGCATGCCCATGTGCATCTGGCGAATGTCCTCGTCGACGGCAGCGAGTCTCGCCGCTTCCCACGCGTTCTCTTCCGTCAGGTCGCGGGCAACCCCGATGATGTTGGTCAGCACCGATCCCGGCTGGAGGCTCCCGTTCTGGGAGACGACGCCGAGCTGGCGCCGCAACGTTCGCCGATTGAGCTGCGCCACGTCATGGTCGTCGTAGTAGACGGCGCCGCGGGTGGGCTCCTCGAGACCGAGGGCGAGATTGAGCAGCGTGCTCTTCCCGGCGCCGGATTCGCCGACGATCGCGGCGAACTCTCCCGGACGTATGTGCAGCGAGACGTCGTCGAGGGCGGCCGCGTCGCTGTCCGGGTGGGCGAAGCCGACCCGTTCGAAACGCAGGTCGCCCCGCAGGTCGACCTCGCCCCCCCCGGCGACGTCGTCGCGCACGTCCGGGGCGAGGGCGAGCAGCGGCTTCACCTGCTGATACTCCGGAATGATCGACGACAGGGCCTGCACGGTCGCGCCGAGGCGCGTGGTTGCGCCGAAGAACATCATGGACGTGGCATAGATGACGAAGAACGCGCCCGCCGTCATGTCCCCGGAGTCCAGGAGCAGGGTCGTCGCCAACAGGATCGCCGACGCCGCCCCGGGAATGCTCGCGGTGATCGCGACCGCCAGCTCGTTGAGGCGGTTCACCTGAATCTCCGCCCGCTTCTGACGGACGTAGCCTCGCGCCCAGAATGCGAACGCGCTGTCCTCGGCGCCGGACGATCGCAGCTTGCCGATGCCGGCGATGAGCTGGGACAGGGTCCCGGCGAGCCTCTGGCGCGCGTCGACATGGCGTCGCTGTGGCGCGAACTGCATGACCGCGAGCCCGACGATCGCCGCGGCCGCGGCAAGGCCGACGGTCAGGCTGACGCCGGCGAGCGCGGGGTCGTACGAGAACAGGAAAAACAGGGTGGGAAACAAGAACAGGACCGAGACGAGCGCGCTCGTGACGACGTTCGACGCACGCTCCCGCAGGCTGTGGAACACCAGGGCGCGCGAGGTCAGCTCCCCCGCGGAATAGCCCCGCAGGGAGCTCGGCCGCAGGGCGACGATGCGGTCCCAGACCGCTGCGCCGAGGCGGGTGGCGGCGCGCGCCTCGACCCGGAGCAGCGTCGAGGTCTGCTGCAGGGTCATGAGGACGCCGAAGAGCGCCACGACCAGCATCACCGCCGTCAGCGACCACAGGAGCTCCCGGCTTCCGGCCGGCATGACCCAGTCCGCGAACAGTCCGACGGCGAAGGGGGGAAAGAAGGCGCACAGGCCGACCAGGAGGCCCGCCGCCGCGAAGCGCGCCGCCTCCATCGGCAGGCGGTGCCCCGCCATGAAGGCCACATCCTTCGTCGTGACCGGACGGGGTGGAAACGGCCGATAGAAGACCCAGGCCCCGTCCTCCAGCCGCGCCACGTCCGCACCGTTCAGACGCTTCGAGCCGCCCGCCGAGGGGTCGATGATTCGATAGGGGCCGATGGCGCTCGGGAGCAGGGCGACGGGACGGCCGTCTTCGCGCCGAAACGCCAGCATCGAGAAGCTGTCCCCGTTCCACCAGTTGCTCTCGGACGAGAGATCGACCTCGCGCGCCCGCACCCCCGAGGCGATGAGAATGCCCTCGAGGGTCGGCTCCACCCCCTCGGGTTCCACGAAACGTATCTGCTCCCTCCGGCCGATCGGCCTGAGGGCCTGCATCAGCGGGGAGCCGCCCAAGGGCGGGCCGGACAGGCCGCGACCGGGCTGCGCGATGCGTCGGAGTTCGCGTCGCGCCTCGTCCGCTGCCCCCTCGCGCAACTTCGCGCTGTCGACCTGCAGATTGGCGACGTCTATCGAGGCCAGCCTCCGGGTCAGTCGTTCCGCCGCCAACACCATGCGGTGGAATTCCCGCAAGGCGCCTTCCAACCGCCCTTGTCGGACGAGGTCCAGGGACGAGATGGTGGAAACCTCCGCGGTCGCGCCGAAGGTCATCCAGGTGCAGGGCGTAACGGGCATGAACTCGGGCATGTCCGGTCCGGTGTGACCGGTCCCCAGGAACGCCCCCACCCGGCGGGTCGGAAGCCATACGATACCGCGATGGGCCGAGACTGCCGCCTGCGGTGCTATCAGGACCTCCTCTCCCGTCCGGACGGCAATATCGACTCTCGGCAGCAGTGGGACGTCGCGCGCCACGCATTCCGACAAGGCCTCGACCCACAGGTCGGTCTCCTGCGCGAAGGCGCTCGGCGACAGGCTCTCGAGAACGCCCGGAAGGGGAAGCCTCTGCACGCGGAACCCCGGGAGCCCCTTCAGGCGCAGTTGCAGACGGGACTCCCCGGTCCCGTCCACGCAGAAGAGCAGGCGCCCCGCCTCGGCGCGGGTCACGTGCTTGTAGCTCGAGACGACCCGATCGCCTTCGAGCTCCACGACGAAGACATCCACCTCGCCCGACTCCACCCACCAGAGGCAATCGACGTCGTCGAGCACGAGTTCGCCCGCGACCGTGGCGAACGTGTCGGTGGCCAGCCGCCGGAGCCGTTTCCCGGCTGTGTGGACCGTGTTCGGTTCAGACATCGACTCCACTACTGGTTGGCGACCAGGTGTCGGTACAGACCGTCCCTGTCCCGGATCAGCTCGTCGTGGCTGCCCTGCTGGATGATGCGTCCCTTCGCCAGCACGATGATCTCGTCGCAGTCGCGCACTGTGCTGAGGCGATGGGCGATGATCAGGCATGCGCAGCCGCGCCGGCGCAACGCGTCGTCGATCTCCGCCTCCAGTGCCGCGTCCAGCGAGCTCGTCGCCTCGTCCAGGACGACCAGCGAAGGCCGGGTGACGAGGGCGCGCGCGATCTCCAGCCGCTGCCGCTGGCCCCCGCTGAAGTTCGTACCGCCTTCCTCGACCCGCGCCGAGTAGTTCAGGGGACGGCGGGCGATGTCCCCGTGGATGCCTGCATCCCGCGCGGCGGCGATGACAAGCTCGTCGGGAACGGCACGGTTCCACATCGTCAGGTTCTCGCGCACGCTGCCCGCGAACAGGGAGATCTGTTGGTTCACGACCGCCACCGACTCGCTGAAGATCCGGTGGGGGATTCCCTCGCGCGGACGTCCATCGAACAGCACCTCCCCGTCCCACGGCCGGTAGGCACCGGAAATCAACAGCGCCACCGTCGACTTGCCCGACCCGCTCGGGCCGACGAGCGCCACCCGTTGCCCCGGTCTCACCGACAGGTTGAAGCCATGCAACAGCGGTGTTCCGTACGGCTTGTACCCAAAGGAAACGTTGCGCAGCACCAAGTGGCCGGCCAAGCGCAGCCGGCCGTCGATCGTCGCGATCCCGTCCGCCCGCGTGCCGTCCCTTGCAACCACCCACGGGTCGTCCTGCGCTTCGACCACGTCGTTGACGCGCCGCAGGTCCGCGTCGAGCACGTGAATCACGTCCGCGGACAGCAGGAGCCCGGCTACCGGGACCAGGAAGCTGTTGGCAATGAAGTAGAGAGCCATGAGATCGCCCAGTGACAGCGCCCCCGTTATCACGCGTTGGCCCCCGGCTCCCAGCACGACGGCGCTGCCGAGGATGGTCATGAGCGTCGGCACCCCGGCGCTGACCAGCCCCAGCTCACGGAACCGTTGCCGGGCCACGAGCTCCCGGGTCTGGTACCCGGTCCAGCTTGCGAAGAAGTCGTCCTCGTTGCCCGCCGCACGTATCGAATAGAGGTTCCTCGCCGCGAAGTTGCTGATCCCGGCCAGTTGCCCCTGTTCGCGGCGCATCCGGTGGTTGTGGTCGAGACGGAAACGCGAGACTGCCCGCAGGGCCAGCAGGCCTACGGCCCCAATGACCGCCACCAACGTCGCGGTCAGCGGGTCGAGGGCGACCATGGCGACGAGGAAGGCAAGGCACATGCAGAGGTCGATCAGCATCCTGGAGAGATGCAGCGAGCCTGCGCCGGCAATCGCATCGATCAACAGCGTGCGTTGAGTCAGGTCCCCGGCAAAGCGGCTCTGAAAGTACTCGATGGGCAGGCGGAACATCTTTGTGATGAAGCGCTCGGCCTGTTCCACGGACACTGTGACGTTGAGGTTGCGCAGGCTCCGCTGCTGCAGCCACGTCACGCCGAAGGTGAGCGCGGTCAGCGCACACACGCCCACGACGATGGGGGTGCCGGACGCTTCGCGATCGACGAGCACGTTATCGACGAAGGCCCTCAGCAGCAGCGGCAGGCCGATGCCGGGCGCGACCAGCACGAGGCCGCATAGCGCGCAGAACAGAAGGCGCAGCCGATGCCGCCTGAACCACGGGCCCAGCTGCCGGCGCAGGCTCGGCCGCTCGCCGCGCTTCTCGAAGCCCGGAGTCGGTTCGAACTCCAGGACGACGCCGGTGAAGCGGGCATTGAAGTAGTCGTGGGAAACGGTGCGGTAGCCGTTGGCGGGGTCGTTGAGCAGGTACCTGCTGCCGCGAAAACCCTCCAGCACCAGAAAGTGGTCGAACTCCCAGAACAGGATGGCTGGAAGCCGCATCTTCCGAAGGTGGCGCGGCTCCCGGCGCCAGCCCGTCGCCCGCAGCCCATAGTGCTCCGCCGCCAGTTGCAGGCCCCGGCCCGTGCAGCCGTCCCGGTTGACTCCGCACCGGGATCGCAACTCGTCCATGCTCACCCAGCATCCGTGGTGCGCGAGCACTATGCCGAGACAGGCGGCGCCGCACTCCGAGGAGTGGACCTGCTGGAAGCTGGGGGTCCGGCCTCGAGCTACGAAGTACCTTGTCCAATCCACGACCGTGGTCTCTTGGGGCGCCGTCTCGGGGCTCCACCGGATTCACTGCCGGCCGGCCGGTCTCCACGCATCACTTCGGGAGTTGCCGCGTCAGAAACCGCAAAGGGCTCTCGCGGCCCAACGGAATGCGCAGCCGGTGAAGGCCGTCCGCCGCGGCCCGCTCCTCTCGCAGAGCGCGCGCGGGAACGTCGATCCTGACGAGCAGCGACCGGCCCGGCCGGAGGCCGGTTGCCTCCACTATCCGCGATCGAGTCTCACCGGTGTGACTCGAGACGGAAAGCACGGTTCCCGCCACTTTGCGACTCGCCGTGGCACGGAAGGAAAGGACGTCGACGCGCATGCCCGGAGCAAGCGTCTCGGCGTCCCGCACGGAAACCAGAGCGAGCAGCTCCGCGCGACTCTCGTCTTTTCCGTCGAGGGTGGGCGACGCCGTCATCGCATCCCACCGCTCCGCCGGCACGCCATAGAGCCAGAGGCTGTGGTCCGTCGTCCCCAGCACGAGCCATGCCAGCACGAGCACGGTCAGGCCGACAGACAGCCTCATCAGGACGAATTGATGCGGCGGATCCACGCGGACGAGTCCGTGCAACGAGTCGGGTCGGGCGTGCGCGACGACCGCGTCATCCCTGTAGACGTTGCTCGCGAACATTACCCGCTAACGCAGCCGGCACGGTCCCAGGGCGGCTACTCGTCATAGTCGTTGGCGTCCCACCACTGCGGGGCGTTGTTCCAGCGGTCGTTGTCGTCTTCACCGCGGTCATTGGCCCAGCTGGCGGCGCTGACGGACTCCAGCTCGGACGCCTTCAGCCTCGCCCTCGGCGGAAGCACGATATTGGTGGTATGCGCGCTGTCTTCCAGCACCTTGATCTTCAATCCCTCCGGAATGCCGACACCCAACTCCTCCTTGATCGCACCGTGCGGATCTGCGAGCAGTCTGGCCCTGAACTCTTCGTCCTCCGTCGCCTTCTCCAGAAGGTGAATGCGCATCTGCCCTGCGGTCTTCATCGTCCCCTCCCCCTGGCAGGTGTTACCTGCAGAATCGTGCCCGCACCGACCAATGGGCAGGCGTTAGGAGTCCCGCGTACCGATCCGAGTCGACCTGCTGCCGCAGCGTGAGCGCGTCCGCCATGTCGACGACGGAATCGTCGCGACCCATCGGAAACACCGCCTCGCACAGTCCGGTCGACGCCCGCAGCAGGACCGCCTGCAGCGTCCACGAGTTCCGACTCTCACTAATACAAGACGTCAGCGAGGCGATTCTGAACAGGTTGCCGTCGTTTTGTCCGTCGTTGCGAATTCGGGATGGCGTTGCGCAGCCGAACGACCCGCCTGCCGTAGCGCCATGCGGGCTGTCCTAAACCCCCGCTGGCGTCCGGCTCGCCGGAGTCTCGGCGACGGGACACCCACGATACGACTCCTCTTGGCCCGGTGCCGCTTGAGTCGTAGCATTGCCCAGGCGGCCGTCCAGCCCCACCTGCGTCGGTAGGCTCGCTTCCCGGCGCAGAGCGCTACGTCCTCGCGCTAACCGATGCGGTGCCGCATCAGTTGTGGCCCCGCAGCGCCTCGATCTCCCGTCGCGGTTTATCGGGACTCTTCCATGGCCACCCTCCGTCGAATCGGGAGTGCCCGCGGCAGTTCGACCTCGCGTCCATGCGGCCTGCATCTTTCGGGTCCCTGTACCTCCATCGTCCAGGCCGCCGAGCAGGCTCCCCCATCGTGAGATGGGTGCGGCTCTTCTTCGTGGAGGGCTCTCTCGCCTGTTCGTAGGCGTTTTCGCTCGCGGGCGCTCCCCTTTCGGCCTGCCTTTGCGGGGGCAGCGGCCACCCGCCTGGTTCGGACCATCAGCCTGAGCGGGTGACGGCACCGGGGCGCTTCGGTCTGTCCCTCTCCGGCGCGCGCTCCTGAACATTTGAGCGGCGTTTTGGTACGGTGTCGTGGGATGGCAGAGCCGGCTGCGCTGGCCGTGGCGACGACGAGGTTCTCGGGACGAGCCTTTCAGCGTGCAGGAGGTGACGCCTGATCGGCGAGATTGTGCGGGATTGTTCGGGCTTGAGCCGGATGGAGCTGGCGCGCACCGTGTGCGAGCTGTTTCGGTGGCGGCGCCCGAATGGGGGGCTGAAGGCCCGGGAGTGCCGGGAGTTCCTGGAGCGGCTCGACGCGGAGGGTGCGCTGGTTCTGCCTGCCAAGCGGCGTGGCCGCGCGGTGGGTTCAGTCACCCGCGTGCCCCGGACGGCTGCGGGGGAGCCGGGGCGAGCGCTGCTTGGGAGCGTGCGCGACATCGAGCCGCTGGATGTCGAGTTGGTGCGCGAGCCCGCCCAGCGCCTGCTGTTCCGGGAGTTGGTGGGACGCCACCATTACCTCGGGCATACGGTTCCGTTCGGCGCCCACCTGCGCTATCTGGTGTTTGCGTCGCGGCCTCAGCGGGCGGTGGTCGGCTGCCTGCAGTTCTCCAGCCCGGCGTGGCGCATGGCGGCGAGGGACCGCTGGGTCGGCTGGGACGATCGGGCTCGTGCGCGGAATCTGCAGCACGTGGTCAACAACAGCCGCTTTCTGTTGCTGCCGTGGGTTGCGGTGCGCAACCTCGCCAGCGCGGTTCTGGCGCGCGGCCTCTCGCAGTTGGCGGAGGACTGGCCGCGCCACTACCACCTGGGGCCGTGGCTGGTGGAGACGCTGGTGGATTCCCGCCGCCACCACGGGGGGTGCTACCGCGCCGCCCAACTGGGTCGCCGTGGGGGCCACGAGCGGTCGCGGTCGCATGGACCGGCACGGCCGCCGCGCTGGTGCGGTGCCCAAGACGGTGCTGGTCTATCCTATGGTTCGGCATGCGCGGCAGTGGTTGCGGGAGCGGTGAGCGATGCGAGTCGTCCCTCCCCGCGCTGCGGCATCCGACCCGGCGCCGTATGCGGCGGCCGAGGCCGCCTTCGGCGAGGCCAAAGCCTACCTTTCTTCTCGCGAAGCACAACGGATGAGTGAGAGCGACCTCGAACGGGAGTTGCACCGTCGGGGCCAGGAATTGATGCGCAAGCTCCTGCAGGGGCACCTCGATCAGCGCAGTCCGGGCGAGGCCGCCGGTCCGGTCGAGGGGGCCGACGGTGTCGAGCGCTCACAACGGCGCGTGCACGAGCGCCGCCTCGAAACGACCTTCGGGACGGTGGCGGTCGAGCGCGTGGGCTACGCACGTCCCGGTCAGAACAGTCTGCATCCGCTCGACGCCGCGCTGAACCTGCCGCCGGAGCGTTACTCGCTCGAGGTGCGTCGGCGGGTAGCCGAAGCGGCCGCGTCGCGGTCGTTCGACGAAGCGCTGTTCGATCTGTCTCGCAGTACCGGGGCCGAAGTGCCCAAGCGGCAGGCGGAACAGTTGGTGGCTCGCGCGGCAGAGGATTTCGATGCCTTC encodes:
- a CDS encoding phytanoyl-CoA dioxygenase family protein — its product is MARREVRQLTTEPAPGRVPAEPGRRRSVDEGVRGRTMTDSATEETGDGANPMNRDDELSPELEDLGLRTYAAELADSGLTVVPPQVTGCSAPSVRGLADLVLRRATEFIGCGFTLEGGPDADLEYHPDAEPVNIVVRTGNRPKQVVIQRLASYHRAFRDLAVHPVAVALARHLIGEARTRFSHHQSFIKWQDESGYGSTLGLHADQTAVPEPWGRTAFVANATWCLTDYTMEGGALAYVPGSHLRDGKPEGTEAALEAVPVEAEAGSLIVCHGATWHGAYPRKIPGLRLCVTNLYRHLMVTSQEDLRHSLDRSLADDCRNPELFRELAGFNDGFPYVTQRRPVRVVS
- a CDS encoding ATP-binding cassette domain-containing protein encodes the protein MSEPNTVHTAGKRLRRLATDTFATVAGELVLDDVDCLWWVESGEVDVFVVELEGDRVVSSYKHVTRAEAGRLLFCVDGTGESRLQLRLKGLPGFRVQRLPLPGVLESLSPSAFAQETDLWVEALSECVARDVPLLPRVDIAVRTGEEVLIAPQAAVSAHRGIVWLPTRRVGAFLGTGHTGPDMPEFMPVTPCTWMTFGATAEVSTISSLDLVRQGRLEGALREFHRMVLAAERLTRRLASIDVANLQVDSAKLREGAADEARRELRRIAQPGRGLSGPPLGGSPLMQALRPIGRREQIRFVEPEGVEPTLEGILIASGVRAREVDLSSESNWWNGDSFSMLAFRREDGRPVALLPSAIGPYRIIDPSAGGSKRLNGADVARLEDGAWVFYRPFPPRPVTTKDVAFMAGHRLPMEAARFAAAGLLVGLCAFFPPFAVGLFADWVMPAGSRELLWSLTAVMLVVALFGVLMTLQQTSTLLRVEARAATRLGAAVWDRIVALRPSSLRGYSAGELTSRALVFHSLRERASNVVTSALVSVLFLFPTLFFLFSYDPALAGVSLTVGLAAAAAIVGLAVMQFAPQRRHVDARQRLAGTLSQLIAGIGKLRSSGAEDSAFAFWARGYVRQKRAEIQVNRLNELAVAITASIPGAASAILLATTLLLDSGDMTAGAFFVIYATSMMFFGATTRLGATVQALSSIIPEYQQVKPLLALAPDVRDDVAGGGEVDLRGDLRFERVGFAHPDSDAAALDDVSLHIRPGEFAAIVGESGAGKSTLLNLALGLEEPTRGAVYYDDHDVAQLNRRTLRRQLGVVSQNGSLQPGSVLTNIIGVARDLTEENAWEAARLAAVDEDIRQMHMGMHTPVGDTGAFSGGQMQRILIAAALVRKPRVVFLDEATNWLDNKSQALVMESIGRLAATRVVIAHRLSTIRAADTIHVLEKGRLVQSGSYEDLAREPGAFQRLIARQLLEPGTMTEGEQA
- a CDS encoding NHLP leader peptide family natural product precursor, yielding MKTAGQMRIHLLEKATEDEEFRARLLADPHGAIKEELGVGIPEGLKIKVLEDSAHTTNIVLPPRARLKASELESVSAASWANDRGEDDNDRWNNAPQWWDANDYDE
- a CDS encoding ATP-binding cassette domain-containing protein; this translates as MDWTRYFVARGRTPSFQQVHSSECGAACLGIVLAHHGCWVSMDELRSRCGVNRDGCTGRGLQLAAEHYGLRATGWRREPRHLRKMRLPAILFWEFDHFLVLEGFRGSRYLLNDPANGYRTVSHDYFNARFTGVVLEFEPTPGFEKRGERPSLRRQLGPWFRRHRLRLLFCALCGLVLVAPGIGLPLLLRAFVDNVLVDREASGTPIVVGVCALTALTFGVTWLQQRSLRNLNVTVSVEQAERFITKMFRLPIEYFQSRFAGDLTQRTLLIDAIAGAGSLHLSRMLIDLCMCLAFLVAMVALDPLTATLVAVIGAVGLLALRAVSRFRLDHNHRMRREQGQLAGISNFAARNLYSIRAAGNEDDFFASWTGYQTRELVARQRFRELGLVSAGVPTLMTILGSAVVLGAGGQRVITGALSLGDLMALYFIANSFLVPVAGLLLSADVIHVLDADLRRVNDVVEAQDDPWVVARDGTRADGIATIDGRLRLAGHLVLRNVSFGYKPYGTPLLHGFNLSVRPGQRVALVGPSGSGKSTVALLISGAYRPWDGEVLFDGRPREGIPHRIFSESVAVVNQQISLFAGSVRENLTMWNRAVPDELVIAAARDAGIHGDIARRPLNYSARVEEGGTNFSGGQRQRLEIARALVTRPSLVVLDEATSSLDAALEAEIDDALRRRGCACLIIAHRLSTVRDCDEIIVLAKGRIIQQGSHDELIRDRDGLYRHLVANQ